A stretch of Amycolatopsis balhimycina FH 1894 DNA encodes these proteins:
- a CDS encoding phosphatase PAP2 family protein, with protein MAVIITDVRPAAPPTGRHAFATRSVSRTAVLAASAAGFALAFVAAYLLFVRTQAGRGVENGVVRSAQSTGTTVDWAAPLRQADLVVVLGGVAVLLVVISLVRRRFALGVTALVLLAAPLVVAQLLKLYVLDRPSTDDRLGVASHNSFPSGHVSAAMAVLVALAIVLPRRFRRTALVAGGFGVAWVSAAAVALGWHRLSDTVGGCLLVAAVTCAGAAVVSGRRPDGDRVPPVPVLAGLFAPPVLVLAGFAVLATATSGDAQFVAAMVLAALSAMVIVLLVAAPLRRVAFDPAEGRVRRLRRR; from the coding sequence ATGGCAGTGATCATCACCGACGTCCGGCCCGCGGCCCCGCCGACCGGCCGCCACGCGTTCGCGACCCGGTCCGTGTCCCGCACGGCGGTGCTGGCCGCGAGCGCGGCCGGGTTCGCCCTGGCCTTCGTCGCGGCCTACTTGCTGTTCGTCCGCACCCAGGCCGGCCGGGGTGTCGAGAACGGAGTCGTCCGCAGTGCCCAGTCCACGGGGACGACGGTGGACTGGGCGGCGCCGCTGCGGCAGGCCGACCTGGTGGTGGTGCTCGGCGGCGTCGCGGTGCTGCTCGTGGTGATCTCGCTGGTGCGGCGGCGGTTCGCCCTCGGCGTCACGGCCCTGGTCCTGCTCGCCGCGCCCCTGGTGGTGGCGCAGCTGCTCAAGCTGTACGTCCTGGACCGCCCGAGCACCGACGACCGGCTCGGCGTCGCGAGCCACAACAGCTTCCCGAGCGGGCACGTCAGCGCGGCGATGGCCGTGCTGGTGGCGCTCGCGATCGTCCTGCCCCGCCGGTTCCGCCGGACGGCCCTGGTGGCAGGCGGGTTCGGCGTCGCCTGGGTTTCGGCCGCGGCCGTGGCGCTGGGCTGGCACCGGTTGAGCGACACCGTCGGCGGCTGCTTGCTGGTCGCCGCGGTCACCTGCGCCGGGGCGGCGGTGGTGTCCGGCCGCCGCCCCGACGGTGACCGGGTGCCACCGGTGCCGGTGCTGGCCGGTTTGTTCGCGCCACCGGTCCTGGTGCTCGCCGGGTTCGCGGTCCTCGCCACGGCGACGTCCGGCGACGCCCAGTTCGTCGCCGCGATGGTGCTGGCCGCGCTGTCGGCGATGGTGATCGTGCTGCTGGTCGCCGCGCCGTTGCGCCGGGTCGCGTTCGACCCGGCCGAGGGCCGGGTTCGCCGCCTCCGGCGCCGCTGA
- a CDS encoding pyridoxal phosphate-dependent decarboxylase family protein, producing the protein MHPKLAEDLNSLADLLDVTSKVASEALAGLAERAAAVPPVAVAPAALPAEGAGARGALEEFSQRWEAGFAAGAGPRYLGFVTGGATPAALAGDWLTAAYDQNPASGMDSSAQDLERETVGWLAELFALGPEFSGAFVTGATMSTVTGLAIAREWLGEQAGVNVSEEGAAALGPVTVLSGSPHSSVLKALSFLGMGRSALLKVPVLPGREAVDVERLAEVLETLDGPAVVVANAGTVNTVDFDDLRAIAALKQRYDFWLHVDAAFGGFAALTPEHAAPTAGLDQADSVVVDLHKWLNVPYDSAVQFTRRRDLQLRVFANNAAYLGEIGATPDFLHLTPENSRRLRALPAWFSLVAYGRAGHREIVERCVALARDLGARIDGSPRWHLLAPVRLNVVCFTPAGEATQERIDALVQAIAEDGTTFLTPTVYDGRPALRAAFSNWRTTPADVDRIFAALERVAGG; encoded by the coding sequence GTGCATCCGAAGCTTGCCGAAGACCTGAACTCGCTGGCCGATCTGCTCGACGTCACCAGCAAAGTCGCGAGTGAGGCGCTCGCCGGGCTGGCCGAACGGGCGGCTGCCGTCCCGCCCGTCGCCGTCGCCCCGGCCGCCCTGCCCGCCGAAGGCGCCGGGGCGCGGGGTGCGCTGGAGGAGTTCTCGCAGCGCTGGGAAGCCGGCTTCGCGGCCGGCGCAGGCCCCCGCTACCTCGGCTTCGTGACCGGTGGCGCCACGCCGGCGGCGCTGGCCGGGGACTGGCTCACCGCCGCCTACGACCAGAACCCGGCGAGCGGGATGGACTCCTCCGCGCAAGACCTGGAACGCGAGACCGTCGGCTGGCTGGCCGAACTGTTCGCGCTGGGCCCGGAGTTCTCCGGCGCGTTCGTCACCGGAGCCACGATGTCGACCGTGACCGGCCTGGCCATCGCCCGCGAATGGCTCGGCGAGCAGGCAGGCGTGAACGTCTCCGAAGAAGGCGCCGCCGCGCTCGGGCCCGTCACCGTGCTGTCCGGCTCCCCGCACTCCAGTGTCCTGAAGGCGTTGTCGTTCCTCGGGATGGGCCGGTCCGCGTTGCTGAAGGTGCCGGTGCTCCCGGGCCGTGAAGCGGTCGATGTCGAGCGACTGGCCGAAGTGCTCGAGACGCTCGACGGCCCGGCTGTCGTCGTCGCGAACGCGGGGACCGTGAACACGGTCGACTTCGACGACCTGCGCGCGATCGCCGCGCTCAAGCAGCGGTACGACTTCTGGCTGCACGTCGACGCCGCGTTCGGCGGATTCGCCGCGCTGACCCCGGAGCACGCGGCGCCGACCGCGGGTCTCGACCAGGCCGACTCGGTGGTCGTCGACCTGCACAAGTGGCTCAACGTGCCCTACGACTCGGCCGTCCAGTTCACCCGCCGCCGCGATCTGCAGCTGCGCGTGTTCGCCAACAACGCCGCCTACCTCGGCGAAATCGGCGCGACCCCGGACTTCCTGCACCTCACGCCGGAGAACTCCCGGCGGCTGCGCGCCCTGCCGGCCTGGTTCTCGCTCGTGGCGTACGGCCGCGCCGGGCACCGCGAGATCGTCGAGCGCTGTGTCGCGCTGGCCCGCGACCTCGGCGCGCGGATCGACGGCTCACCGCGCTGGCACCTGCTCGCCCCGGTGCGGCTCAACGTCGTCTGCTTCACCCCGGCCGGCGAGGCCACCCAGGAGCGGATCGACGCGCTCGTCCAAGCCATTGCCGAAGACGGGACCACGTTCCTGACCCCGACGGTGTACGACGGCCGCCCGGCGTTGCGTGCCGCCTTCAGCAACTGGCGGACGACCCCGGCCGACGTCGACCGGATCTTCGCCGCGCTGGAGCGGGTGGCCGGCGGCTAG
- a CDS encoding thiamine pyrophosphate-dependent enzyme: MPSSPPAPTAADLIVDGLRAHGVDTVFGLPGVQTYDLFDSLARANGEIRVIGARHEQTAAYMAFGYAQATGRTGVYTVVPGPGVLNSSAALLSAYGASAPVLCLTSEIPRAYLGRGLGHLHEMPDQLATLRTLTKWSALVEHPAEVPDALATAFREAAGGRPRPVSLAVPWDVLGLRAPAEAVGPLPLPRPAVDPVTLAEAAGLLAGAKHPMIMVGGGARHAAAEVRALAERLQAPVVPFRGGRGIVGDDHPLGFTCVSGFERWAETDVVIGIGSRMELSWFRWPDKPAGLKTILLDIDPRQATRLEADVAIVADAADAAAALTTVVGPQRMDRTAEFSALKETVAERVTDVGPELEFLRAIRDVLPRDGFFVEEICQAGFASYFGFEVYAPRTFVTCGHQGTLGFGYPTALGVQAAFPGRPVVSVTGDGGFLFAAQELATAVQYGLNVVAVVFDNGYYGNVHLDQERLFEGRVLGGKLRNPDFARLAETFGALGLTARTPDELRGALGKAFAAGRPSLVHVPCELGVGASPWKYLMPKSDPKSDPKSDHC; the protein is encoded by the coding sequence ATGCCGAGTTCCCCGCCCGCTCCCACCGCGGCCGACCTGATCGTCGACGGGCTGCGCGCGCACGGCGTCGACACCGTCTTCGGCCTGCCCGGCGTGCAGACCTACGACCTGTTCGACAGCCTCGCCCGCGCGAACGGCGAAATCCGGGTGATCGGCGCGCGGCACGAGCAGACCGCGGCCTACATGGCGTTCGGCTACGCCCAGGCGACCGGCCGCACCGGCGTCTACACCGTCGTGCCCGGCCCCGGCGTCCTCAACTCCTCCGCCGCGCTGCTTTCGGCGTACGGGGCGAGCGCGCCGGTGCTGTGCCTCACGAGCGAGATCCCGCGCGCGTACCTCGGCCGCGGGCTGGGGCACCTGCACGAGATGCCCGACCAGCTGGCGACCCTACGCACCCTCACCAAGTGGTCGGCGCTGGTGGAGCACCCGGCCGAGGTCCCGGACGCGCTGGCGACCGCGTTCCGGGAAGCGGCGGGCGGCCGGCCTCGGCCGGTTTCGCTGGCGGTGCCGTGGGACGTGCTGGGGCTGCGCGCCCCGGCGGAGGCCGTCGGACCGCTGCCGCTGCCCCGCCCGGCCGTCGACCCGGTCACCCTGGCGGAAGCCGCCGGGCTCCTGGCCGGCGCGAAGCACCCGATGATCATGGTGGGCGGCGGCGCCCGGCACGCGGCCGCCGAGGTCCGGGCACTGGCCGAGCGGCTGCAGGCGCCGGTGGTGCCGTTCCGCGGCGGGCGCGGCATCGTGGGCGACGACCACCCGCTCGGCTTCACCTGTGTCTCCGGCTTCGAGCGGTGGGCCGAGACCGACGTGGTGATCGGCATCGGGTCACGGATGGAGCTGTCGTGGTTCCGCTGGCCGGACAAGCCCGCGGGGCTGAAGACGATCCTGCTCGACATCGACCCGCGGCAGGCGACGCGGCTCGAAGCGGACGTCGCGATCGTCGCCGACGCCGCCGACGCCGCGGCCGCGCTCACCACCGTCGTCGGTCCACAAAGGATGGATCGGACGGCGGAGTTCTCCGCGCTGAAGGAAACCGTGGCGGAGCGCGTCACCGATGTCGGGCCGGAACTGGAGTTCCTGCGAGCGATCAGGGACGTCCTGCCCCGCGACGGCTTCTTCGTCGAAGAGATCTGCCAGGCCGGGTTCGCGTCCTACTTCGGATTCGAGGTCTACGCCCCGCGCACCTTCGTCACCTGCGGCCACCAGGGCACGCTCGGCTTCGGCTACCCGACCGCGCTGGGCGTGCAGGCGGCCTTCCCCGGCCGTCCGGTGGTTTCGGTGACCGGGGACGGCGGCTTCCTGTTCGCCGCGCAGGAACTGGCCACCGCCGTCCAATATGGACTGAACGTGGTGGCGGTCGTGTTCGACAACGGCTACTACGGCAACGTCCACCTCGACCAGGAGCGGCTGTTCGAGGGCCGCGTACTGGGCGGCAAGCTGCGGAACCCGGACTTCGCCCGGCTCGCCGAAACGTTCGGCGCGCTCGGCCTGACCGCCCGCACCCCGGACGAGCTGCGCGGCGCGCTGGGCAAGGCGTTCGCCGCCGGCCGGCCCTCGCTGGTGCACGTCCCGTGCGAGCTGGGCGTGGGCGCCTCGCCGTGGAAGTACCTCATGCCGAAATCGGACCCGAAATCGGACCCGAAATCGGACCACTGCTAG
- a CDS encoding pirin family protein — translation MSNTEAAPAELACGDRPSAADPDRPAVEVLTPREVPLGGPRAMRVRRTLPQRSRSLIGAWCFADHYGPDEVTGPGAMDVAPHPHTGLQTVSWLFDGEIEHRDSLGTHAMVRPGELNLMTGGHGICHSEVSTAATKTLHGVQLWVALPERHRHTARAFDHYVPSVNRIEGAEIRVFLGSLAGRTSPIPTFTPLLGAEVVLGPDAHMSLGVAPGFEHGVLVDTGEVVVAGTRVRAAELGYLGTGVRSLTLSNRGTEPARFLLLGGTPFDEEILMWWNFVGRTHEEIAAFREAWQAESDQFGNVTGYAGTPQRLPAPALPAVRIKPRRNPGSGHS, via the coding sequence ATGAGCAACACCGAGGCCGCCCCCGCCGAGCTCGCCTGTGGCGACCGGCCGTCGGCCGCCGACCCCGACCGGCCGGCCGTCGAGGTCCTCACCCCGCGCGAGGTGCCGCTGGGCGGACCGCGGGCGATGCGGGTCCGCCGGACGCTCCCCCAGCGGTCGCGGTCGCTCATCGGCGCGTGGTGCTTCGCCGACCACTACGGCCCGGACGAGGTCACCGGCCCCGGCGCGATGGACGTCGCCCCGCATCCGCACACCGGGCTGCAAACCGTGAGCTGGCTGTTCGACGGCGAGATCGAGCACCGCGACAGCCTGGGCACGCACGCGATGGTCCGGCCCGGCGAGCTGAACCTGATGACCGGCGGGCACGGCATCTGCCATTCGGAAGTCTCGACCGCGGCCACGAAGACGCTGCACGGCGTCCAGCTCTGGGTGGCGCTGCCCGAACGGCACCGCCACACCGCCCGGGCCTTCGACCACTACGTCCCGTCGGTCAACCGGATCGAAGGCGCGGAGATCCGGGTGTTCCTCGGGTCGCTGGCCGGGCGCACGTCCCCGATCCCGACGTTCACCCCGCTGCTGGGCGCGGAGGTCGTCCTGGGCCCGGACGCGCACATGTCCCTCGGCGTGGCTCCCGGTTTCGAGCACGGCGTCCTGGTGGACACCGGCGAGGTCGTCGTGGCCGGCACCCGCGTCCGCGCGGCGGAGCTCGGTTACCTCGGTACCGGGGTGCGCTCCTTGACGCTCAGCAACCGCGGCACCGAGCCGGCCCGGTTCCTCCTGCTCGGCGGCACCCCGTTCGACGAGGAAATCCTGATGTGGTGGAACTTCGTCGGGCGCACGCACGAGGAGATCGCCGCGTTCCGCGAAGCATGGCAGGCGGAGTCCGACCAGTTCGGCAACGTCACGGGCTACGCGGGCACGCCTCAGCGCCTGCCGGCACCGGCCCTGCCGGCGGTCCGCATCAAGCCGCGCCGCAACCCGGGGTCCGGCCACAGCTGA
- a CDS encoding single-stranded DNA-binding protein codes for MAGETTITVVGNLTSDPELRFTPAGAAVANFTVASTPRTLDRQSGEWKDGEALFLRCSLWRQAAENAAESLTRGSRVLVTGRLVQRSFETKEGEKRTVVELQVDEIGPSLRYATATVTKVSRNGSGPNTPDGSGWGAAPVPAGVGADSEPPF; via the coding sequence ATGGCAGGCGAAACGACGATCACCGTGGTCGGCAACCTGACGAGCGACCCCGAACTGCGGTTCACCCCGGCCGGCGCGGCGGTCGCGAACTTCACGGTCGCCTCGACGCCGCGGACGCTGGACCGGCAGTCCGGCGAGTGGAAGGACGGCGAGGCGCTGTTCCTGCGCTGCAGCCTGTGGCGCCAGGCCGCGGAAAACGCGGCAGAGAGCCTCACGCGTGGATCGAGGGTCCTCGTCACCGGCCGGCTGGTGCAGCGGTCGTTCGAAACCAAGGAAGGCGAGAAGCGCACCGTGGTCGAGCTGCAGGTGGACGAGATCGGCCCGTCGCTGCGGTATGCGACCGCAACGGTCACCAAGGTCAGCCGCAACGGCAGCGGGCCGAACACCCCGGACGGCAGCGGGTGGGGAGCCGCGCCGGTGCCGGCGGGCGTCGGCGCCGACAGCGAGCCGCCCTTCTAG
- a CDS encoding zinc-ribbon domain-containing protein, with product MLIWGWRTRIYVLAMTTFLCGRCGNPASHAVRKAVTKFTLFFIPLFPISVKYTAQCTFCGIENRIPKEDAVRLQAQEEQSRQQAAPGYPAQPQGLSQQGFQHPSGQQYPSQPQGFPQPGQPPQQGQ from the coding sequence ATGTTGATCTGGGGCTGGCGTACGCGGATCTACGTGCTGGCGATGACGACCTTCCTGTGCGGCCGCTGCGGCAACCCCGCTTCGCACGCGGTCCGCAAGGCAGTCACGAAGTTCACCCTGTTCTTCATCCCGCTGTTCCCGATCAGCGTCAAGTACACGGCCCAGTGCACGTTCTGCGGGATCGAGAACAGGATCCCGAAGGAGGACGCCGTCCGGCTGCAGGCGCAGGAGGAGCAGAGTCGGCAGCAGGCCGCACCGGGCTATCCGGCGCAGCCTCAGGGGCTTTCCCAGCAGGGCTTCCAGCACCCTTCGGGTCAGCAGTACCCTTCGCAGCCGCAGGGGTTCCCGCAGCCGGGTCAGCCCCCTCAGCAGGGTCAGTAG
- a CDS encoding nitroreductase/quinone reductase family protein, with protein MPSDFALKTMNAVHRGLIKLTGGRVGWQVAMPVLELTTTGRKSGQPRSVLLTSPHQEGDTWVVVASRGGDDTHPAWFLNLRDNPEVEVSLKGGPKRPMSARVADAGERARLWPKITADFKNYAQYQTKTEREIPLVFLEPR; from the coding sequence ATGCCGAGCGACTTCGCCCTGAAGACCATGAACGCCGTGCACCGCGGCCTGATCAAGCTCACCGGGGGGCGGGTGGGCTGGCAGGTCGCCATGCCCGTCCTCGAGCTCACCACGACCGGCCGCAAGAGCGGGCAGCCGCGGTCGGTGCTGCTGACCTCGCCGCACCAGGAAGGTGACACCTGGGTCGTCGTGGCCTCCCGTGGCGGCGATGACACGCACCCCGCGTGGTTCCTCAACCTGCGTGACAACCCCGAGGTCGAGGTCTCCCTCAAGGGCGGGCCGAAGCGGCCGATGAGCGCCCGGGTCGCCGACGCCGGCGAGCGCGCGCGCCTGTGGCCGAAGATCACCGCCGACTTCAAGAACTACGCGCAGTACCAGACGAAGACCGAGCGGGAGATCCCGCTCGTCTTCCTCGAACCGCGCTAG
- a CDS encoding transglycosylase domain-containing protein: MAPAAIGAGLLSNQVSDSVDAISAQLAAADPPLTTTVTDRDGTSIATLYAQYRLPVTAAGIATTMKAAIIAVEDRRFSTEGGVDMQGMLRAAVNDSTGGALQGASTITQQDVKNYLINVVDRTDPAAQQADREDSLARKLREAKMAVQLNETKSKDDILADYLNVVEFSGTVYGVGAAAKAYFGTTADKLTVPQAALLAGMVNNPSVYNPYAHPDKALQRRNLVIDDMVTNGSIPASYAATAKAAPLGLLPNGPVTPSGSCLGAAPDAGFFCAYAESYLERAGFTADQLATGGYTIKTTLDPRVSQVTKDAVDANVPTTQDGVANTFAVVQPGQNGHQVLAMVANRNYGTDPNQGETSTDLVADASNKFGSGSSFKIFTSAAALVTGKAGLDTPLPNPDSQCFTPPDADAHTPCYTVHNDGHYADPITLEDGLATSPNVAFVGLESQVGMPAVLDMAYKLGLRNTLATNDAGRTPDPKSGNPQYREPQSQYFRDLLSFTLGNSPVSPLEMANVSATLMSGGVWCPPNPILSVTDWKGNAVPVPQQGCEQVIPTSVANTLEAGLSKDTTSGTSAEAARAAGWTRPDIGKTGTTQQSESVAFVGGVDGYAVSSMVFADGPHPREICPGTPVHLGDCGHGAFGGTVAAPPYFHAMSQLLAGVPDQPIPGPDPAYLTARS; the protein is encoded by the coding sequence ATGGCGCCCGCCGCCATCGGCGCGGGCCTGCTGTCGAATCAGGTCAGCGATTCGGTGGACGCCATTTCGGCCCAGCTCGCCGCCGCCGATCCGCCGCTGACCACCACGGTCACCGACCGCGACGGCACCTCGATCGCGACGCTCTACGCGCAGTACCGCCTGCCGGTCACCGCGGCCGGGATCGCGACGACGATGAAGGCCGCGATCATCGCGGTCGAGGACCGCCGGTTCTCCACCGAAGGCGGCGTTGACATGCAGGGAATGCTCCGCGCGGCGGTGAACGACAGCACCGGCGGCGCGCTGCAGGGCGCGTCGACGATCACGCAGCAGGACGTCAAGAACTACCTGATCAACGTCGTCGACCGGACCGACCCCGCGGCCCAGCAGGCCGACCGCGAGGACTCGCTCGCCCGCAAGCTGCGGGAGGCGAAAATGGCCGTCCAGCTGAACGAAACGAAGAGCAAGGACGACATTCTCGCCGATTACCTCAACGTGGTGGAATTCAGCGGAACCGTGTACGGGGTCGGTGCCGCGGCAAAAGCGTACTTCGGGACGACAGCGGACAAACTGACCGTGCCGCAGGCGGCGCTGCTCGCCGGAATGGTGAACAACCCCAGCGTCTACAACCCGTACGCCCACCCGGACAAGGCGCTGCAGCGCCGCAACCTCGTCATCGACGACATGGTCACCAACGGCTCGATCCCGGCCTCCTACGCGGCGACGGCGAAGGCCGCCCCGCTCGGGCTGCTGCCGAACGGGCCCGTCACACCGTCCGGCTCCTGCCTGGGCGCGGCGCCGGACGCGGGTTTCTTCTGCGCCTACGCGGAAAGCTACCTCGAGCGCGCCGGGTTCACCGCCGACCAGCTGGCCACCGGCGGGTACACGATCAAGACCACGCTCGACCCGCGCGTGTCCCAGGTGACGAAGGACGCCGTCGACGCGAACGTGCCGACCACCCAGGACGGCGTGGCCAACACCTTCGCCGTCGTCCAGCCGGGCCAGAACGGCCACCAGGTGCTCGCCATGGTCGCCAACCGGAACTACGGCACGGACCCGAACCAGGGCGAGACGTCGACCGACCTCGTCGCCGACGCGAGCAACAAGTTCGGCTCGGGTTCGTCGTTCAAGATCTTCACGTCCGCGGCGGCGCTCGTCACCGGCAAGGCGGGCCTGGACACGCCGCTGCCCAACCCGGACAGCCAGTGCTTCACGCCGCCGGACGCCGACGCGCACACGCCGTGCTACACCGTCCACAACGACGGCCACTACGCGGACCCGATCACCCTCGAAGACGGGCTGGCGACGTCACCGAACGTCGCGTTCGTCGGGCTCGAGTCGCAGGTGGGGATGCCCGCCGTGCTGGACATGGCGTACAAGCTGGGGCTGCGGAACACCCTCGCGACCAACGACGCCGGCCGCACGCCGGACCCGAAGTCGGGCAACCCGCAGTACCGCGAGCCGCAGTCGCAGTACTTCCGCGACCTGCTGTCGTTCACCCTCGGCAACAGCCCGGTCAGCCCGCTGGAGATGGCGAACGTCTCGGCGACGCTGATGAGCGGCGGCGTCTGGTGCCCGCCGAACCCGATCCTGTCGGTGACCGACTGGAAGGGGAACGCCGTGCCGGTGCCGCAGCAGGGGTGCGAGCAGGTCATCCCCACGAGCGTGGCGAACACGCTGGAGGCGGGCCTGAGCAAGGACACCACCAGCGGCACGTCGGCCGAAGCCGCCCGTGCCGCCGGCTGGACCCGCCCGGACATCGGCAAGACCGGCACGACCCAGCAGAGCGAGTCCGTGGCGTTCGTCGGCGGTGTCGACGGCTACGCGGTGTCGTCCATGGTCTTCGCCGACGGCCCGCACCCGCGGGAGATCTGCCCGGGCACCCCGGTGCACCTCGGCGACTGCGGCCACGGCGCGTTCGGCGGCACGGTCGCCGCGCCGCCGTACTTCCACGCCATGAGCCAGTTGCTGGCCGGGGTCCCGGACCAGCCGATCCCCGGCCCCGACCCGGCGTACCTGACCGCCCGGAGCTAG
- a CDS encoding MarR family winged helix-turn-helix transcriptional regulator, whose protein sequence is MTEVAERLLGAVHGIRRVLRRRVRAGVPGFPLPGAQVEVLRVVADQPGIGVAAAARELHLANNSVSTLVNQLVDAGLLRREADPADRRAARLEITGAAADRMAAWRRARAGLVADALAGLSEEDTAAIEQALPALEKLMGILKEQP, encoded by the coding sequence ATGACCGAAGTCGCCGAACGGCTCCTGGGTGCCGTCCACGGGATCCGCCGGGTGCTGCGCCGCCGGGTCCGGGCCGGCGTGCCGGGTTTCCCGCTGCCCGGCGCCCAGGTCGAAGTCCTGCGCGTGGTGGCCGACCAGCCCGGCATCGGCGTCGCCGCCGCCGCGCGCGAGCTGCACCTGGCGAACAACTCGGTCAGCACGCTGGTGAACCAGCTCGTCGACGCCGGGCTGCTGCGCCGCGAGGCCGACCCCGCCGACCGCCGCGCGGCCCGGCTGGAGATCACCGGCGCGGCCGCCGACCGGATGGCGGCCTGGCGACGCGCCCGGGCCGGGCTCGTCGCCGACGCCCTCGCCGGACTGTCCGAAGAGGACACAGCGGCGATCGAACAGGCGTTGCCCGCCCTGGAAAAACTCATGGGCATCCTGAAGGAGCAGCCATGA
- a CDS encoding ArsR/SmtB family transcription factor, producing MASRTATPLDHPALEDVTFAAALEALRDPYRLAMVAALAREPGQSCGAIMPPVSKPAASRHFKILRAAGLLRQWDSGTQRLNALRREEFDARFPGLLDLALAEAARR from the coding sequence ATGGCCAGCCGCACCGCGACCCCCCTGGACCACCCGGCCCTCGAAGACGTCACCTTCGCCGCAGCCCTGGAAGCCCTGCGCGACCCGTACCGGCTGGCCATGGTCGCCGCCCTCGCCCGCGAACCCGGCCAATCGTGCGGCGCGATCATGCCGCCGGTCAGCAAGCCCGCCGCGTCCCGGCACTTCAAGATCCTCCGCGCGGCCGGGCTGCTCCGGCAGTGGGACAGCGGCACGCAGCGGCTGAACGCGCTGCGCCGCGAGGAGTTCGACGCCCGCTTCCCCGGCCTGCTCGACTTGGCCCTCGCCGAAGCCGCGCGCCGCTGA